Part of the Odocoileus virginianus isolate 20LAN1187 ecotype Illinois chromosome 9, Ovbor_1.2, whole genome shotgun sequence genome, GGCTGTGACTGTTACTCCCGATGAATAATATTCCCATGAAGCGTTTGCTCCTGGATACTTTTATaaactctctttttaaatatctcaaaaaacaaaaatccttgtTGATATATTCGGTGTAACTATGGTAGACACCGTGTGTGAGCGTGAGAGTGAGTATCTGGGCCCgtctctctctgtcctctgctcttgtcccttattttcctttcagttctcttgcttttctctctcctgtcctcTGGGAGGCCCTCTAGCCCCACTCTGCTGTGGGAACTGCAGGCTCAGACCCCCGACTCTCAGAGCAGAAAGGTCTGTGCCCCCCTGGAGCTGACGCTGTGGTGCGGTGGAGGCCGAGTCTGCGCGGTGGGCTCCGGGCGCACCAGCCCTGTCTGACGGGCTGGCGCCCCCTGCAGGGACCTGTCGCTGATTAAGGTGATCGATGTGGGCCGGCGCTTCTTGGTGAACCGGGTGCAGGATCACATCCAGAGCCGCATCGTGTACTACCTGATGAACATCCACGTGCAGCCCCGCACCATCTACCTGTGCCGGCATGGCGAGAGCGAGCATAACCTGCAGGGCAAGATCGGGGGCGACTCGGGCTTGTCCAGCCGGGGCAGGAAGGTAGGGGGCGCCGGGGCAGGAAGGTAGGGGGCGCTGGGGCTGGGCGGGAAGCGGCCCCGTGCGTGTGTGTCCTTGTGTACGTATCTGTgccgtgtgtgcgtgtgtgtgttccTCTGCGTGTGCCcttgtgtgtgtatctctgtgtccTTGTGTGTACAGGTGcatgttcctgtgtgtgtgttcctgtgtctgtgtgtgtcctcgTGTATGTATTGGTGCCCTTACGTGTAcgtgtccctgtgtgtgtgtgttgtatgccGATCAGACACTGACTCACACGTGTGCGCACGTGCGCGCCTCacaggggggtgtgtgtgcagggcTGCTCCCAGGGCCCTCTTCCCGCAGCAGTGAGGACAGCCTCGCCCTCCCCGGGGGCTCGGTCCTGCACCGCCTCCTCTCCCAGGTGGGTGGAGCCTGTGACCCAGCGTGCGCCCCTCACCCCATGCCCGCAGTTCGCCAACGCCCTGAGCAAGTTCGTGGAGGAGCAGAACCTGAAGGACCTCAAGGTGTGGACCAGCCAGTTGAAGAGCACCATCCAGACGGCCGAGGCCCTGCAGCTGCCCTACGAGCAGTGGAAGGCCCTCAACGAGATCGACGCGGTGAGTGCCCGCCGGGACCTCTGCGCGAGGGGCTGCGGGGAACCCCCGAGCCTCCCTCGCTGGCCAGCCGGGGGGCTGCGGGCTGCGCCCTCGAGCGACCTCCGCCTGTGCCCGCAGGGCGTGTGTGAGGAGATGACGTACGAGGAGATCAAGGACACCTACCCCGAGGAGTACGCGCTGCGAGAGCAGGACAAGTACTACTACCGCTATCCCACCGGGGAGGTGCGTGCGCGCTGGgccgcgggcgggcgggcggcggggctGCGGTGAGGAGCTCGCGCTGGGCCTGCCGAGGCCGCGGCGTCCGGCGAGGCTAGGGACACAGGGGCCTGGCTGAGTGGCTCCGCAGAGGGAGGGCCAGTGCGTCCGCCCTGCTGCGCTGCCCCGTGCTCCTCCTCACCCGCCTGTGAACAGAGTCCTCCCCACTCACACAGCTCCAAGGGAAGCACCGCTGCGTTTCCCAGCAGCTGGGACAGAGGTGTTTCTCCAGTGACGGAAATGACAGTTCAGGAAAGGGAAACAGCCCTGGCTGCTGATGTGCTGGATGCGGGACCCCGCTGACTGTAGGCCACATGGCAGGAGCGTCAGCAAGTCCCTTGTGCCGGCTCCACGGATGCTGGCGGAGGGACCCAGCCTGGACCCTGCAGGCCCTCGGGCTGAGCCAGCAGCTGCCTGGAGCTCTGCTCAGAGGGTCCCGTGCAGGCGGAGCTCTGGGGTCTGCGGAGGCCTTGGCCTGGTGACACCCCGCAGGGGTCCTTCCTGTCTGTGGTCCCTCCACTCAGCGCTTGTTACACGTCTGTTCCTGGGAGCCCAAGGCACTGTCCCTGGTCTCATTCCCTGGGACCTCCTTAGTGAGAAAGGGACCAGGGGTCGTGGTCTTGAAAGTCACAGGTCCTCcccttctttttcagttttctcctaCTGAGATAAAGTTCCTATCATATAAAAGTCACTGTTTTAGCCAAAGCACAcgtcagtggttttttttttaatacattcacaatattgtgcagccatcatcactaattctagaacatttccCCATTGCCCCAAAAGAGACCTCCCAGCCTGTTAGCAGTCAGTCTCAGTTCCCCGTCCCCCGGCCTCTGGCTTCTTTGAGTCTGTGTTCTGTCTCTGGAGTTGTCTATTCTGGACGTTTCCTGTCAGTGGAATCTCACGCTCAGACCGTCACTCTGTGTAGCATGTTCAGGCTCCTTCGTGCTGTGCTGTGTCGGGGCTCCGTTTCCTGGGTGCAGGGTGGGGGTCAGGACGGAGCAGGGAGAGGCAGTGACGTGGGTCCCCCGGGGTCGGGATGGATGCAGGACCAGCACGCGGGTGGTGGGCTGATGCAGGGCGGACGGCGTGGTCCCTGGCTTATAACAGCGTGAGGGCGTGGCCCGGGGTGCCCAGAGTGATCTCGGTTTATAAGGACGGGAGGGCGTGGCCGGGGGTGCCCGGCTTCTGCTCCAGCTCagcgcccccttctccttccaccctgCAGTCCTACCAGGACCTGGTGCAGCGCTTGGAGCCGGTCATCATGGAACTGGAGCGGCAGGAGAACGTGCTGGTTATCTGCCACCAGGCCGTCCTGCGCTGCCTCCTGGCCTACTTCCTGGACAAGAGCGCAGGTGCCTGGTCCTCAGCGCGccctctcctgggggagggcGGGGTTGGGAGCTGGTCCCCCCCCCCTCCACGAGGAGGCAGGGCCCCTGGGGTAGCCCCCTCCGGGTGCTTTCTTGCAGCCCCCAGGGGATATCAGAGCAGTTTTAAGCTGGGTGGGCTTAACAGCCTCAAGaagcccagcctccctgtctccCCACATCTCAGGGGCTGTGGGTCTTTGGGGAGGGGGCAACCTACCTCTAAGAACTCCCAGCGCAGCTAAACACTAATGTGTCTGCCTGTGGGCCAGTAGGATCCCGACTCCTAAGGTGTTTGGGAAATGATGCTCTTATTCCAGCTCATTGCGTGAAGTTTGGGGTTCTCTTTGATCGTGTTCTTTCGGGTGTCTTAGCAGGGCCGCCTGCCGCCCGCAGCAGGGCCTGTGCTGGGTTGGTGGTGTGCTCCACCCTGCCCAGCCAGGCGTCTGCGGTCCCCAGGCAGCACAGGCTCTCGTGAGGGCATGGCCACCCTCCAGTCTCCCGTCTCACCATGGGCCCTTCTGTCATTTCCAGAGGAGATGCCCTACCTGAAGTGCCCGCTTCACGCTGTCTTGAAGCTGACACCTATCGCTTATGGTGAGCGTGAGGACCCAGCCACCAAGTCTGATCCCCCAGGTGGGCTGGGCGGGTCTGTGAGCTCGGGTCCCGCTTTAACCGAAGCTGACCTGTCCCCGCCCGCACCCAGGTTGCCGAGTAGAATCCATCTACCTGAACGTGGAATCTGTGAGCACACACCGGGAGAGGTCGGAGGTGAGTGAGAGCTCGcggccccctcctcacccctgctGTGCCGTCTGTCTGGGAGGGACCCGGCGGCGGGGCTGGCAAAGGCTGTGTTGGTCGGTGGCGTCTGCCTGCCTCCGTTTGGATCTGTGGTCCTCGGACTGCCTCCTCTGTTCTCTCAGCCTCCGTGTgctcctgcctgcctgtctggTGGCTTCTTGGCATCATCCTccgttttgtttctttctgtgctTCTTCCCCCATTTCCTTTTGACCCAAGAAGTGAGTGTGGAGGAGGAAGCCTCTTTTAAACGTAACCACGGTCTGGTTACCGTCACTTTTTCCTCTGGGGAAGCCAAATGATCGCAGGTTCCAGAGTCCCGGGTGGCAGTGGGACCCACAAATTTTGGTGTCATCTACATGCACTTACATCTCTAATTCTCACaaaaatgataaagaatgaagaagagggtgggactaGGGAAGCACAGCTGTAACTGGGAGTTAGCGATGTGGCGGATGGAATGAATGATTCTCTGGACAATCCCAGTGCCTGACCGTACGGGACACCACCTGGGGGCGGTCTGGAATTTGGTGGTCAGCCTGGCTGGGATCCCCCAGGAACAGCCCAGAGTTCTGCCCAGGCATAGGAACCTTGTGAAAGAAAGTTCGAATTTACTTTATCCCAACGGTCAGACTCCAGTGCTCTGCCAACATCCACCCAACCCTTCCTTTGACACCGAGCATGACATTCCCATGTTCCcatccctgctctcatggagcgtGGCCAGAAGATCTTGGCATTCGAATCCCAGCCTCCAGTTGCCCTGGTGGTTGACCGAGATGAAGGTGAACCTCATGCCTTGGCTCTGACGGCGTCTCCCGAGTGGGGGTGGCAGGATAGACGTTGGCTTTCCCTCCAGGGGCAGCAGCCTCCCCACTGGACCCTCCTGTAGCGGGATGATGGGGATGGGCTGGAACTGTGCTCCGATAGCCCCTGAGAGCTTTGCCGGGCAGAACAGGGCAGGGGCTTGATGGGGACCTTGGAGGTCCCCACTCCAATCGAATTGTCCCGTGGTCGGAAGAAGGCTAGGGTTTCCTGTGTCTGTGGTCCCCTGGCTGCGGTGGAGGCTGCGTTTCCTGTCCGAGGCTGGGTGTGCTCCCCGGGAGCAGGAACTGGGAAGATGCCGGCTTGAGGTCAGCAGGAGGGGGGACGGGCACCGACACCTCCTGCCACCCACGCCTCGAGCCCAGGACCCCGTCCGCTGCGTCCCTGGAGGCTGGCAGTCaggtctcccccccccccccccaaccaccgCCTCTCACGTGCTATCACTGCATCACTGTCCcgctctctcttcctccctcgcCTGCTTTGCAAACGTGGTGTCTGTTGAGCGGTTGTCTGGAAGTGACTGGGGTGGGGGCTCGGGATGAGAGGTCATCCCTTGCTCTTGCTGAGTGGGAGATGCGGGACGAGCCGGCGGCCCCCGCAGTCCAGGGCTGTTCTCCCTGGTCAGTCTCATGGTCTCAGTGAAATTCAGAAGCAGAGAAACGTGTCTGGTTTGGTTTCGGatttttggggtgttttttttttttggcttatttgCCTCCCCCTCCTTTTAACTGTCGCCTTCTCTCTTTTGTCTTTGTCTCGCTTAGGATGCAAAGAAGGGACCTAACCCGCTCATGAGACGCAATAGTGTCACCCCACTAGCCAGCCCCGAGCCCACCAAAAAGCCTCGCATCAACAGCTTTGAGGAGCATGTGGCCTCTACCTCCgctgccctgcccacctgcctgcccCCGGAGGTACCCACGCAGCTGCCCGGACAAGTGCGttgacccccttctccttcctgagtcGAGTCGCGTGCAGGGTGGGGAGAGCATGCCTGGTAGGGTGGCAGGGGCCACAGACTCAGGCCTGcgtggggggggtggggactCGGAGGAGAGGACCCGGGCCGTCCCTTCGAGTGTGGGACCCCCGGATCCATTTCCGAGACCTTGGCTTTGCACGGACACACCCTTTCCGGGGAGGTGGCCTTCCCTGGGCAGACCCAGGCCAAGCAAAGAGATGGCCGAGTGTCTGTGACCCATTCACATATATGGATAGTTTCTTCTAAAAGTTGAAGGCAACTCCCCAGTTCAGGACCAGCTCAGCCCCCATCCGGCTGAGGGCTGTTGGCTTCCGTGTGGCTTGGGGACATCTCTTCTGTCCCCACTGCTTCCTCTTAGAGAAAAGCTTTGTCAGATGGGGCCCTGGGAATGTGTCTGGAGCCGGCGTGGATAGACTGGGACCCGGGCCAGAGGACCTGGAATAGATGCTTTCTCCTAAAGCAtagtaaataaaaaaaaccccaaagcagAAAACCAACTGGATTAATTCTTAGATCATTTCATCCGTTGTGATACTAGGCTGAAAGACGCTGGCTATTGGGCCGTAAAATTTGTTTCCCGTACACCACTATCTTCCTCAACAATACTCGGGAATCCTGGCCGGGGCGTGAGATGTAGAAATCCCCAGGCACAGATTTGGGTCCCACCTAGGGGTCTCCCCTAACCGCCGCCCACCACGCATGGCCTCTGACATAGAAGTCACGGGTTCAGGTTCAAGTTGAACTTGAAGGTCCACAGGCTTTTCCTGAGTTTGCTCGAAACTCCTTAAAACGTTGTGCTGTCTGGAAACTTGCTGTGTGtgtgcccggggtggggggcaggggtgacGGTGCGGTGCTGCCCCGGGCCGGCCATCGGCCTGCttcaggcctcagttttctcatctgtgggaTGGGGGAGCAGCAGCTTCTGCCACAGGCTGAACATGGGGAGACTCGTGCTGAGTCTGTCTGTGGTCGTGTCCCGCCCTGGTGCCAGCTCTGGGGTTTTATGTCACGTTCTGTCACCTCCCTGGCCTTCAgtctccctgttttttttttttaatgagggagACAGACTGGCCGGAAGACATCTAATTAGTGGTCCTTTCGGGCTCAACATCAGCGGTGATTTTGTGAAAACTTAAAGCTAAAGTGGCATGTCAGTGACATAGTGTGTTGGTGTAAATGGTGGGGTCACAGATGGAAGATGAGAGGCCACAGTCACAGACATAGGGACCTGTTGGGCGGGGTTTGGTGACGGTCAAGGCCGTGCTGCCCCGGGTGATGGTGGGCAGGGCGCGTCCTGCAGGGTTGCAGACCTGGAAGCCACTGGCCAGGCTGGGGGTGCCCAGGGCTCCGTCCCACAGAGAATGCCTGGTCCCCAGTGACCCAggccctctcccttccccccactgACTCTCTCCCACCTTTTCTCTCTGCAGCCTTTGCTAGGGAAAGCCTGTTTGTAAgtatttttctctgaattcttttgcTCTTTGCATCTCTTTCTCCTTGCTTGCCAGCTTGGCCCTCCTGCCTGTTGTGGTGAGGCTAACGGCAGTTTATGTAAAAtctgaaggaggaaggagaacgGGTCCGTGAATTTTCAGGACAGGACGCAGGGCGTGGGTGTTCCGTGCGTCCTCCTGCCGTCCTGGCCGCCGCCGCCTTCTCCTCGCTCCCTCTCGGGGCGGGGGTGACTGTCAGTGTTTGCGGTTCTCCGTGGCTAGACATCGGTCTGCTTTTTCCCTCTTAGCGTCAGACGTTGGTGGGAAGCTGGGTCTTTGCCTTTTGATGTTGTCTTTTATGTTCTGGGCCTCCCCCAAGAGCCCTACCATTTTGAGAGGGAAGTTTGCGCAGAGCAAAGTTTATGCAGAGCCTAACCTGCACAGTGAACTGTGGAGGAACCGAGTGCCCCCTCCTGTCCTGCAGGGATCCCTCACCTTCAAGGGCTCCGGGACCCCGGCTCCGGGACCCCCGCTCCGGAGTGGTCTGCTTGGACACGACTGGTCCGCATCGTATTGTCCTGGATCAGAACACTCCCGGCCTTTACGGTCATGTCCAGGATGGGGTGCGGCTGTCTCTCTGCAGTTTCTGGTTAATTCAGCGCTGGTTAATTCCACTGGATAAACTCAGTGCTTCCTCTGCTCTGGTGGCCCCCAGCCACAGGAATGAACTGAGGCCGTTAAATCACAAATTTTAACAAGAGACACCCTGAAATATCACCCTAACTCCTTGAGTCACACCTGCCCTGTCTTCCCCTTCGCTGGCTAGGCTCATCCACACAGAAACATGGCTTATTCTTGGAAAATAGGAGCTGCTGGGCATTGTGTTTGGACTGAGTGATACCTGCCCAGAAATACACATTGTCACTTTTCAGCTTGTACACGTCCCGAGTCTTTAGTCCTTAAAATAAACCCAGGAGGTCGCAGGGCAGTTCTTGGCCCCACTTCCCAGATGAGGGTGAGGCCTCGCCCACAATCACCCTACCAGCCCTCAGCAGAATCAGTGGTTGAATGGCTGTCCAGTCCCAAAGGCTGGCTGCTTTCTCTCTGCTGGCTTCCAGAGCTGCCCGGGTCCCGTTCGCCTGCCCATCCCAGGCACCCGGCATTTGCAGCCTGTGGGGCGAGGCCCAGAGTAGTTTGGGTTCCTTTCTGGCTCTCGCAGCCTCTGCTTTGCAGCCGCTTCGTGCGGCTGCGACGTGTTTATTTAACGGTGGGCTTGCCCATCAGAGTCAGTCTGTAAGGGTAACAGTCCTGTGTCGGTGACCCCTTTGACACATAGAATGCCCCAAGGGTGAATGTTCTTGTGTGAAAAGCAGCCTTCGGGGTTTGCAACCTTACAGTTTTGCATCTGTGCATGTCCTCTTCCTTTTGATCCACAGCCTGGTGTTGCCAGGAAGGACATCTTCCTGCTTAGAAAGGGCCATTCAGCCACCCTTTGAGGTTGAAGTTGTCTCTTTCTAAGGCTGGTACTGCCTCTGGTCAGAACACCTCCAGTTCAGTGAAAATGTATTCTCTGCGTCCATGCAGATGTGCCAGTGTTCAGGTGTCGTGATGATGAGAATATGGATGTAGCGCTTAGCAAAATGCCTGGCTCGGGGCCAGTGCCTGGTGGACAAGAGCTGCTCCTGAGGGAGGCTCCGTGCCCTGTGCTTTGGCGGCCTGCCCAGGCTGGGGGTTCCTTCTCGTGGGCCGCAGGGGTCCTTAGGGACTGGGGACAGGGTGCCCTGGGGGTCTTAGGGTGGTGGCCCCAGGATGCTGGCGTCCTGGTAAAGCAGGCACGTGGCAGACAGGTGGGACACAGCACCTACCCTGCAGCCCGTTCCCCGGGGGCCGGAGACCGTCTGGCCCTCACGGTGCACccttgacttttttatttttatttttttagtcatAAATAATGTGTTTAATTATTTAGCTTCTTATAGTACTCACATAGCAGAAATTGACAAAGCCACGCTGtggtttagtcacccagtcgcgtccgactctcctataaccccatggactgcagcccaccaggctcctctgtccatggggtttcccaggcgagaacagcggagtgggttgccatacctccTCGACTTTGAAATGTCAAATGCACGCTCAGAAGACAATCCTACTAaagatgttgttttgtttttctttcccgaCATGTTTCTTCCTTCCCCCTTCTATGCTTGAAAGACGAACTGTCTGTCATATTTTCTCAAAGTTCTCTCCTTACTAACCTTGGCAAGGTAAAAAACGCTCCCTGCATGCGGGTCTCCGTTCCTTCCACGTCTCTGCGTCATGGCATCTCAGCCCTCGGGGCGTCATGGTCTGCGTGGAGACTGGCCATTGTGAAGTCTGTGACTCATTCACCCAGGCCCCGGAGCATGTGTGTTCTTTCAAGGGCGACCCCCATGTCTCCGTGTGTCCAGAGCCCCGGGCACTCCGTGGCCGGTGGTTTCCAGTGTCCTCATCGCATCACCATCATTTGTGGGTGCCGCAGCCTCGGGCGTGTGATGTCCCAGAGCGGGTGGGAGCCAGACCTCCGTCTCTGACCCCACAGGTTGACTGAGTCCTCCCTGGTTCTGAGCCTCAGGGACCTTGCTGGAGATGCCTGGCTCACAGGGGCTGGTCTGATGCCCTCGTGGTTGGAAGGTCGGTGGCCAGGGCCCTGAGTCCGGCTGAAAGCAGGCTCAGGTGGGGTCCCGGCTTCCGTGCCGCCAGCCCTGCGATGGGCCTCTGTTACAGAGATTCTTAGTTCCGTCGGGAGGGGAGTGGGCTGTGGTGATGCTTGTGTTTCTGTCCTCCTGGGTTCCACTTGCCCTGCCGCCTCTCTAAGACAGTCTGGGAGGAGAAGACTTTTAGAAATtgtgtttcccttttctccagggcAGGTTAAGGAGAGTGGGTTAGGGAGCCCACAGCTGTGTGGGGTCGGCATCATCTCCCCCAGACGATGGAAAACGATTTTTTAAGGGGCTTTGGTACTGGCCCAGCTCCTTCGGGGCGGGGCTTATGGGCAGGATTGCTTTTGTTAGAACAGGATGGGAGCTTTACCCACATGCATCTTCTCTGCCCAGCTCCTTGCCTGAGTTCCGGCGTCCCA contains:
- the PFKFB3 gene encoding 6-phosphofructo-2-kinase/fructose-2,6-bisphosphatase 3 isoform X4, with protein sequence MVGLPARGKTYISKKLTRYLNWIGVPTKVFNVGEYRREAVKQYSSYNFFRPDNEEAMKVRKQCALAALRDVKSYLTKEGGQIAVFDATNTTRERRHMILHFAKENDFKVFFIESVCDDPTVVASNIMEVKISSPDYKDCNSAEAMDDFMKRINCYEASYQPLDPDKCDRDLSLIKVIDVGRRFLVNRVQDHIQSRIVYYLMNIHVQPRTIYLCRHGESEHNLQGKIGGDSGLSSRGRKFANALSKFVEEQNLKDLKVWTSQLKSTIQTAEALQLPYEQWKALNEIDAGVCEEMTYEEIKDTYPEEYALREQDKYYYRYPTGESYQDLVQRLEPVIMELERQENVLVICHQAVLRCLLAYFLDKSAEEMPYLKCPLHAVLKLTPIAYGCRVESIYLNVESVSTHRERSEDAKKGPNPLMRRNSVTPLASPEPTKKPRINSFEEHVASTSAALPTCLPPEVPTQLPGQPLLGKACLRTVCHIFSKFSPY
- the PFKFB3 gene encoding 6-phosphofructo-2-kinase/fructose-2,6-bisphosphatase 3 isoform X5, producing MPLELTQSRVQKIWIPVDHRPSLPRTCGPKLTNSPTVIVMVGLPARGKTYISKKLTRYLNWIGVPTKVFNVGEYRREAVKQYSSYNFFRPDNEEAMKVRKQCALAALRDVKSYLTKEGGQIAVFDATNTTRERRHMILHFAKENDFKVFFIESVCDDPTVVASNIMEVKISSPDYKDCNSAEAMDDFMKRINCYEASYQPLDPDKCDRDLSLIKVIDVGRRFLVNRVQDHIQSRIVYYLMNIHVQPRTIYLCRHGESEHNLQGKIGGDSGLSSRGRKFANALSKFVEEQNLKDLKVWTSQLKSTIQTAEALQLPYEQWKALNEIDAGVCEEMTYEEIKDTYPEEYALREQDKYYYRYPTGESYQDLVQRLEPVIMELERQENVLVICHQAVLRCLLAYFLDKSAEEMPYLKCPLHAVLKLTPIAYGCRVESIYLNVESVSTHRERSEDAKKGPNPLMRRNSVTPLASPEPTKKPRINSFEEHVASTSAALPTCLPPEVPTQLPGQPLLGKACLRTVCHIFSKFSPY
- the PFKFB3 gene encoding 6-phosphofructo-2-kinase/fructose-2,6-bisphosphatase 3 isoform X3, with product MPFRKACGPKLTNSPTVIVMVGLPARGKTYISKKLTRYLNWIGVPTKVFNVGEYRREAVKQYSSYNFFRPDNEEAMKVRKQCALAALRDVKSYLTKEGGQIAVFDATNTTRERRHMILHFAKENDFKVFFIESVCDDPTVVASNIMEVKISSPDYKDCNSAEAMDDFMKRINCYEASYQPLDPDKCDRDLSLIKVIDVGRRFLVNRVQDHIQSRIVYYLMNIHVQPRTIYLCRHGESEHNLQGKIGGDSGLSSRGRKFANALSKFVEEQNLKDLKVWTSQLKSTIQTAEALQLPYEQWKALNEIDAGVCEEMTYEEIKDTYPEEYALREQDKYYYRYPTGESYQDLVQRLEPVIMELERQENVLVICHQAVLRCLLAYFLDKSAEEMPYLKCPLHAVLKLTPIAYGCRVESIYLNVESVSTHRERSEDAKKGPNPLMRRNSVTPLASPEPTKKPRINSFEEHVASTSAALPTCLPPEVPTQLPGQPLLGKACLRTVCHIFSKFSPY
- the PFKFB3 gene encoding 6-phosphofructo-2-kinase/fructose-2,6-bisphosphatase 3 isoform X2; translation: MPLELTQSRVQKIWIPVDHRPSLPRTCGPKLTNSPTVIVMVGLPARGKTYISKKLTRYLNWIGVPTKVFNVGEYRREAVKQYSSYNFFRPDNEEAMKVRKQCALAALRDVKSYLTKEGGQIAVFDATNTTRERRHMILHFAKENDFKVFFIESVCDDPTVVASNIMEVKISSPDYKDCNSAEAMDDFMKRINCYEASYQPLDPDKCDRDLSLIKVIDVGRRFLVNRVQDHIQSRIVYYLMNIHVQPRTIYLCRHGESEHNLQGKIGGDSGLSSRGRKFANALSKFVEEQNLKDLKVWTSQLKSTIQTAEALQLPYEQWKALNEIDAGVCEEMTYEEIKDTYPEEYALREQDKYYYRYPTGESYQDLVQRLEPVIMELERQENVLVICHQAVLRCLLAYFLDKSAEEMPYLKCPLHAVLKLTPIAYGCRVESIYLNVESVSTHRERSEDAKKGPNPLMRRNSVTPLASPEPTKKPRINSFEEHVASTSAALPTCLPPEVPTQLPGQPLLGKACLT
- the PFKFB3 gene encoding 6-phosphofructo-2-kinase/fructose-2,6-bisphosphatase 3 isoform X1 — protein: MPLELTQSRVQKIWIPVDHRPSLPRTCGPKLTNSPTVIVMVGLPARGKTYISKKLTRYLNWIGVPTKVFNVGEYRREAVKQYSSYNFFRPDNEEAMKVRKQCALAALRDVKSYLTKEGGQIAVFDATNTTRERRHMILHFAKENDFKVFFIESVCDDPTVVASNIMEVKISSPDYKDCNSAEAMDDFMKRINCYEASYQPLDPDKCDRDLSLIKVIDVGRRFLVNRVQDHIQSRIVYYLMNIHVQPRTIYLCRHGESEHNLQGKIGGDSGLSSRGRKFANALSKFVEEQNLKDLKVWTSQLKSTIQTAEALQLPYEQWKALNEIDAGVCEEMTYEEIKDTYPEEYALREQDKYYYRYPTGESYQDLVQRLEPVIMELERQENVLVICHQAVLRCLLAYFLDKSAEEMPYLKCPLHAVLKLTPIAYGCRVESIYLNVESVSTHRERSEDAKKGPNPLMRRNSVTPLASPEPTKKPRINSFEEHVASTSAALPTCLPPEVPTQLPGQNMKGSPGSVDASRTH